The nucleotide sequence TCCACAAAGTTTTCTTACAGCAAGCTTTTGCGCTGATACCGACAACCATCCAGCAATAATTTTTTGTTTGCCGAGCCTTAGCCGAAGCCAGTAATCTTCAATATGCTGGATATCATAAAAGTACTTTTCATAAGTCGCATCAATTTCTCGCCTTGTTCTGTAATGAGTCCATTTATCAAGCCATTCGCAAAAATCCTGACTCCATCGCATTATATTTTTACCGTTCTTTTGGTATCCGAGGCCAAGAGCCCTGCAACTGGCCGCATAGTAAATTCGCGAGTAACTATTCTTTGGAAACCAGTGTAGAAAGGGAATTCCGCAGTGACCTTCTCGCCAAACCCCCTTATCAGGAAACAAATTCAAGACTATGCCGCCAGGTTTTAATACTCGCTCAATTTCAGCAAGTACGGTATTCAGGTTCTCGACATGCTCCATCACCTGATTATTGATAACAATATCGAAGAACTCACTTTCAAAAGGAATAGTGTTATTAGTTATTTTTCTAATCGTACCATCTAAAAAAAGAGCGGGGTCAACAAACTTTGAATAATCTCCTCCCTCATAGAAGATATCGCACCCAAATGCATTAATACCCTGGTTTCTTAATTCATGCAAAATTCTCCCCGCACCACAACCATAATCGAGTATGCGAATATCTTTTCCATATTTTTGATCCAGAACCCACTGCGCACAGAATTGATAGTTGTTCATATACAGGCCTAAGTATTGACGCCAGTTTTAAATTAAGATGGTCATAAACACCGTCAATAATCAATCGGAAATGCCAAAGATTGAAAGCACCAGGCGAGCGACCATGACTACTATAGGTTTTATCATAGAATTTTCTGTCTTGAGCGTATCGTCAAATCCATCCGATTATGGCAGATGTCAGATAGACGGCGATCATAAAATGGTCAGCAATTTCGTCGCGGCGGCTGATAAATTTATTAACTATTTGAATTTAAATAATAATTTTTTCTACCAAATGAGATATTTTACCTATCTTTTTTCACGATCATCGCAATTTTTTAGAACACGGCAACAGGGAGTCCAAATCCTTAAATCGTCAAGAAATTACCTAAATTCCATGCTTATATTAATGATATTAGAGCAATGCTTCTGTACGCAGCAGCGCCTCTAAACCGTCAATGAGCAGGTCGGCGCATTCGAGAATTTCGATGCTTGGGGTCGATGCGGCGTCGAGCAGCGCATCGACCTGGTATTTCATTCCAGCGGGCAAGCGATCACAGCGTGCTTCCGCGATCCGCGCCAAGCGCTTGTCGCCAGGATGCGGCATTCGATCGATCGCGAAAAGCACATCAAAGTAAATGGCCAACAGCGCCGCTATGCGATGGTTTATGCTGACTCGGTCGCCTCGCGCCACGGCGCGTTGTATTTGGTGTGCGTACGCTGAGAAGGTATTGCGCAGAATGGGAAAATTCTTGGCCACGACCGCCCTTCGCAATCCTTCGGGATAAGGCTCTTGTGCTTTCGTTTGTAGGGCCGCAAACCAGCCCCGTCGGTCAAAGAGCGCTTTGGAAGCCAGCAGATTGTGCTAAAAACAGGTTGAGTAGCCGACGGAAGCCTCATGCTCGTCGATAACTCGAATTAATTGCCCCTCGATCCAATGGGTCGAGCGAAACATGACATCAACCATAATGCCGGTCTGCAAGTCGAGCCACTTGTCACCGAGTTCCCAGAAACAATTACCGATTTCAGCTTGGCACGCAAATGTTAAGGCCACGGCCTTGCGTTCGCTTATTGGTAATTCCCCTGACAAGTAGACGTAGAGATCGATGTCAGAGCTTGCATCTGAGACCGCATTCGTCTGCGAGTCCGCCAGCGCAACCGCTTCGACTTGCGGTAAAAGGCTATAGCGCGTTGCCACGCGGGCGGTAAGAAGTTCTGCCAATTTTTCCATGGGCATGGCTCCTTATTCAAAGCGTCAAGCGACGCCAGGCGTAAAGCCTCAGTCACTCCAGGTTCCGCGATGATCCCCCTGACTTACTTTCGCGCGCGCCGGGAATCGCGTAAGTGCCAACCGCATGAGCGACCGGATCATCGCTTCCTTCGGAATACAGGGTCACCTCGCCATAAACCAGCGACTTTCCGACTTTTATAAGCCGACATATACCCAAGATATCCTTATCTGAAGATGGTTTGCGGAGGAAATTCACAGTGAGGCTCGCCGTTACTGCCAAAGGGGTTATGCCAATCTGCTGAAACATAGCGACATACAGCGCCACATCGGCCACAGTCATCATCACCGGACCGGACACGGTGCCTCCAGGACGCAACTCGTCGATGCCGACCCGGTGGCGGATGATGGAAGAGCCCTCGCTGACCGCTTCGACCAGGCACTTGCTTTGAGGAAACTCCGCCGCCATGAATTTGATAACCTGCTCTTTCGTTACCACCCAAGCTCTCCGTCGATGTTAAAAGTTAGTAGTGAACGGCCCGCGCGGCGGTCCGAACATAGTCCGGTTGCTCCAGCCAATAGCTCGGACCGTCCGGCGGGCCGGTCTTTAGAACCTCGGCGTTGAGCGCCCAAACGCGCGCTAAGCCCCCAAGTAAAACTGTTGGTGGTCTTCCCGTGTTGTTAGAATGCGTGTCCATTGGCCGTTGATCGGCTTTGGCATGACCGCCAATACAGCTTCGAAAGTATGCCCCGCCTTTCCGATATTGAGCTGCTCGCCATGATTCACCATCAAAGCGCCGAGTAGGTCAGGGCTGGTCTTGCTGATGCAGGTATTGATATAAGTCGCTACCCGAAACGACAGCGGCCCTTCCAGATTGGCCGTCTCCAAGCGTAAAAGCTGCTGTTGGCTCAGACTATCGGGGGCCATCTTGGAACCTAATGTCGAGCGGCGGACAACGAGTGTATTTGGATCAAACCGCTGTCCCGCCGGAATGATGGCGTAAAGGTCATAATCACCATGCACGTAACGTGGTCGCAACAAACCTATTTCCACCAAGGCGATACAACCATAGTGCCTGTGCCGCGGATTTGTTTGAACCAAGTACGGCGTCTGGCAACCGCGCGGCTGCTCGTCGTCGTCAAACCCGGCGGCGGTGCGGGGTAGCGTTATCAAGTGACTGCTTTCGAGCCATTTGCTGCGCGCGTCAGCCAAGCGGCTTTCAGTGAAGACCTGGGGCAGCAAAAAGGGTGAGCAGACCAATCCCGCAAGCTGATGGCGACCGACATTGCGATTGGCGGTTTTTGCCTTGAGATCGGCGCGCTTGCCGGTATAACCGCGTTTTCCCACCCATGCGAGGGAGGCTTTTCCCGTCTGACGCACCAAGATATGGCAATCGAACGCCTGGGCCGCCGCGATAAAAATTCTTAAATGGTTGGGGTGCACAAAGTCAGTGTCATCTAAGCTCATCTTATTGCTCTCTCGCCGTGAGAACGCCCCCACCAGCGGCGCTTGGAAAAACCAAATTGTTTCTAAAATTATCACAATTATTGGAATTATTAAGGAGACGCCCATGAATCAGGCTCAGCGAAGATGGCGGCTGGGGTCGGTGCTCGCCGTGGTTGGATCGTTAACGACAATCCCCGGATTCGCCGCCGACCCGGAAATCAATCTCGGCGCGCGGAATGCGCCGAACCTGAGACCGGCTTTTCTCGGGGCGATCAGCCAGCACGACTATGACGGGATCAGCGACGATTTACTGACCGGCGGCTTGGGCTGGGATGGCTTGCAAGCGGCGTATCCGACGCCGCCCGCCGCCAACCCCAGCGCGGCCGAACTGCGCCAGCGGGCGATTCACACCAACTATCGCGCGGTGCTCGACATCACCACGACCGGCGGCTACGGCCGGCTGTACGGCCCGAACGTGGCCCCGGACGGCACGGTGGACCCGACGCCGGGAGCCGGCAAGATCGCGGGCAGCGAATACCTCGCCTACGCCGATGACGGCAGCGGGCGAAAAAACGTCACCCTGATGGTTCAAGTACCCAGCACTTTCGATCTGACTCGCGCCTGCATCATCACGGCCCCATCGTCCGGCTCGCGGGGCATCTACGGGGCTATCGGCGCATCGGGCGAATGGGGGCTCAAACACGGCTGCGCTGTCGCTTATACCGACAAAGGCACCGGTAATGGATTGCACGATCTCACGACCAATCGCGTCGGTTTGATCAACGGCGCCCGCGTTGATGCCGCCGCGGCCGGAGGTGCCTCGCATTTTACGGCCGACCTAAGCGACGCCGAGCGGACCGCTTTTAATGCGCGCTATCCAGATCGGGTAGCCTACAAGCACGCGCACTCCCAACAAAACCCAGAGCAGGACTGGGGTCGCAATACTCTGCAAGCCATCGTCTTTGCGTTCTACGTCCTAAACGAGCGTTACGGCACGCCCAACCCGCGCGGCGGCAACCGCACGGTGCTTGACCGCGCCAATACCCTGGTCATCGCCTCGGGCATCTCCAACGGCGCTGGCGCTGCCCTGGCCGCCGCCAAACAAGACCGAAACGGCCTCATCGACGGCGTGGCGGTCACCGAACCCAACGTGCAAACCACCGGCGCGCACCGATTGCTCATCCAGCAAGGCGCGACTTCTTTTCCTGTGGTCGGTAGGCCGCTATTCGACTACTTCACCCATGCCAACCTGTACCAGCCGTGCGCGGCGTTGTCCGCGCGCGCGGCCGGCTCGCCGCTCGCCAGCCTGCTTGCCGCTCCGAACGCGGCGGGCGCGGCCAACCGCTGCGCTGGCTTGTACGCCAAGGGCTTGCTCGAAGCGAACACCCTGGCCGGACAGGCTGAGGAAGCGCTCGACAAACTGCGAACCTACGGCTGGCTGGCGGACAGCGACCTGCTTCACGCCTCGCACTACCGGCTCGCCACCAACGCCATCGCGGTGACCTATGCCAACGCCTACGGCCGCTTCCGCGTTACCGACCGGATCTGTGGGTTCAGTTTTGCCAACACCGACCCCACCACTGGCGCGGTCATCGCGCAAGCCGCTGCGCTAGAGGACAATATTTTCGGAATCGGTAACGGCGTCCCGCCGACTTCAGGCGTCAATATCGTCTATGACAACGCGCTGGAAGCGCCGGCGCTAGACCTTCTGGCGCGATCACCTTCCACCGGCATGGCCGATTTCGCGCTTGACGGCGCGATCTGTCATCGCAACCTCATCGAAGGGCGCGATATCTTGACGGGCCGACCGCTGAGCGAGCCGCTGCGCACGGCTTCAATGCAAGTTCGGCAGGGTATCCAGGAGGTACAACTGAGCGCCCGGCTTCAGAACAAGCCCGCAATCATCGTCCATGGCCGTTCCGATACACTGATTCCCGTGAATCATGCTTCTCGCGCTTACTATGGGGCGAACCAACTTGCCACGCATGGCAAATCCAATACCCGCTACATCGAAGTCACTAACGCTCAACACTTTGACGCTTTTCTAGCGCTTCCCGGCTATGACACTCGCTATGTCCCGCTGCACGTTTACCTAATCCAGGCCCTCGACCACCTTTACGATCACCTCACCACCGGCAAACCGTTGCCGGAGTCACAGGTGGTGCGCACCCTACCGCGCGGCGGTGTGCCAGGCAGCGCGCCAGCGCTTACCGCCGCGAACGTGCCGCCGATCGATCAGCTGGCCTCAGTTCCTAACAGCATTTCCTTTCGAGACAGCACCTTGTTCATTCCTGATTGAATGCGGGGTAACGAATGGTGCTCCGGTGATGATCGCCCGCCGGTCGGCCATCACCGGTTTGACGCTGCTGGGAGATTTTTCTAAGCGTCCGACCAACCAACTGTCGCATCGCTCATCCCCAACAAACCCAAAATCGGATCGAACTTGGCCCAGTGCCAAGCTCCATCAAGGGAACAGGGAAGGATGGCCCTGATCCGATCCGGTTCAGTTCTGGTGTTGCCTGTGAATTACGGGCAAAATTTCGATTTTCATGATTCACAACTGGAGACTGAATCCTCTCATGCCGAGCCACCTCTTCAAACACCTCCACTGGCTGTTGCTGGGGGGGATTATCGCCAGCGCCGCGCACGCCGTGGTTTATCCCTTGCCCCCTGCCGGCACGGATGTCATCGGCGAGATTAAAGTCGTTTACCCCAAGAAAGAAGAAACGCTGCTCGATATCGCCCGCGCCCACAGTCTGGGTTATGACGAAATCGTGCATGCCAATCCAGGCGTCGACCGCTGGGCTCCGGGCGAGAAAACCCCCATCGTGCTGCCAAGTCGCTTCATTCTTCCTGATACACCGCGCGAGGGCATCGTGCTCAACATCGCCGAACTGCGGGTGTATTACTATCCGGCGGCCAGCGCCGGCGGCGAGCGAGTGGTCCATACTTTTCCCGTCAGCATCGGGCGGATGGATTGGAAAACGCCGATGGGTTTGACCAAGGTCGTCGCCAAGGATATCGATCCACCCTGGCGGCCGCCGGCTTCGATCAAGGCCGAACATGCTAAAGAGGGCGATATCCTGCCGGACGTAGTGCCGGGCGGACCCGACAATCCGCTGGGCCGTTTCGCGATGCGGCTGGGCGTTCCCGGCTACCTGATTCACGGCACCAACAAGCCGTTTGGAATCGGGATGCGGGTGACGCACGGCTGCGTGCGGATGTATCCTGAAGATATCGAGCAACTGTTTGGAATCGTGCCGATAGGAACACCCGTGCGGCTGATCGACCAACCGGTGAAGGTCGGCCGGTTCGACGACGAATTACTGGTCGAAGCGCACGAACCCTTGGAAGAAGACAACCTGCCGATCAAGGTCACGCTGGAGCAAGCCCAACAAGCGGTCAGCGCTAAGATCGGGCCGGATATGCCCGGCGTCAACCCGACCGCGCTGCAAGCCGCAGTGGAGCAAGCCAGCGGGATGCCGGTCTCCATTTCTGGCGAACCAGGCCCGACCCCAGCCAGTGCGGTGGCCAGCGCGCCGCCCGCCCGCGAACCGACTCGCGCGGAACCGACCCGTCTAGCGCCGGCCACGACAGCGCCAACGACGCCCATGACCCCCATGGATCGGCCGGCGCTAGCCTCCCCCCAGCGCCCGACACCTTATCCGACGCCCGACCAATACACACCGCCGGCACCGCCGGTGGGTCTCACCAGCTACCCACCAGCCAACCGGCCGCCGCACCCCTATGCCGTGCCGCCCTACGCCACTCCATCGGTGTCGCCATCCGATCGTCCGGCTCCCGCCACGCCCGCGCGCACCATGCCTTACAGCAGCGCTACAACCGTCTACCAAGCGCCGCCCTACCGCCATCCGACCACGGCCCCGACGACTCCCATGGCGCCGGTCGATACGCCTGCCTATCGTCCTGAATCCATGACGGCCGCACCCGACGACGGCTATACCCGCAACCCCGGCGCGGCGAATTATCCGCAGGAACCGCCTTATGTGTCTTATCCGCCTACCGCAGCGCCCGCGCCTTCCGCGGCCGCGCCATCGGCTTATCGTTCCGTACCCTCGGGGAGTCCGGTGCCTTATCCTAGACCTGTAACACCAACGACACAGCCCTAATTCAATGAGGACTCTGCCTGCTTGACCCGACGTATTGATTATCGATCAGTTGCAACAGGGCAACAAAAAACCCCCGCGTGAGTGCGGGGGTTTTTTAGACAGCAAAAATTCGATTTATTTATACATCGACTTTTTGAACATGCGATTGATCTTTTCCTCAGTCGCCATGCTGATGGACTTGGCTTCGTTGGCGGTATCCAGGGCGTTGCGCGCCATGGCCTTAGCCTCGCTGGCATCGCTCTGAGCTTTTTGGACATCGCTGGTGCTGGCGCAGCCAACAGTCAAACCAGCAATCAGGGCCAACGCGGAAACCTTGGTCAAAGTCTTCAAGGACATTTTTCAGCTCCTAAGTATCATTTACGCAAAGTCTAAAGTGCCACACACACCCATTGTTGTCACGGCACAACCCATATTGTTCCAACACAACAAAAACAATTATACAACGGAAACTCAACCCAAAAACAATTTAAATCTCTAGCCTCAGCGAATTTCCACTCGCATCCCGATCTTGACCCACGGCCTGAGCGAATCGATCTGCGAATTATCCAAGGCCACGCAACCGCTGGTCCAATTGATGCCGGCTTGATGGACGCCCGGATTGCCGCTTCCCACGCCGTGAATCCCGATCTGACCGCCTAGCGGCGTATCCTGGGGTGGCGTGTAGCCTTTTACCCAGGCGGCGCGAATCCGTTCGTAGGTAAGGGCGTCGATCCGGCGCTCCCGTAAGGCGCGATTGGCGTAGTCGATATTGGGATAGTCGAGACCGATAAATCGTTTGAAGCGGCTATGGTCGTTGATCCAACCCACGCGAAACACGCCGAGCGGCGTTTTGTTGTCGCCGCGGCCGGCTTTCACGCCGACCCCGCTGCTGCCAAAGGCAAGCCGCGAAAAGGTCTTTAGCGACTTGTTGCCCTGCATGATGGCCAACGTATCTCGTTTGGTATCCACCAGCAACCAGGACTCCGCCGCGCCAGGGCCAAACCCCTCCAGCGACGCAGGGGGTCCTACATCGTTGGAAGCACAGGCGCTGAGCAACCCGAGTAAAACACCGACCAAACCCATCCTCACACTCGAATACCACATACCGTCATGAGCCCTCTTTACCCATATTATTTAGCGGCAACGTTATAAAACAGCCCGCAAAACAGCGCAAGAATCAGGCGGTCCGCCCTGCGAGAGCCGCGCGAGCCACCTGTTTGGCCTCACCGTTTGCTCCAGTTTCCGGTAAAACTTCCAGCGCTCCTCTCACCCGCTTGCGCCGGCGCCGACCCTCAGAACCGAGGTTCCAACACCACTCGACTCAACAAGGAATTGCCGATGAAGCAGTTCTCCTCGGCTTTGCGGTGCAGCGCCCACACGGCCTCGTCGTCGGGGATCGTTTCACCGCCAAACACGACCTTGGGGCGGAGCGTCAAGCGCACCACCATCAATTTCCCCTTGTCGTTCTTGCCCAGTTCAGCCACCGGATTGTCCTCGTAGCTTTCCACCACCAGTTTCTTGAGCGCGGCGACCGTGAGAAAGGTCAACATATGACAGCTCGACAGGGCGGCGAGCAACGCCTCCTCGGGATTGCTCTTGTTGGGATCGCCAGAATAGTCCGGCGCTGACGAACCTTGCACCGTCTGACCGCCGCCAAGGGACCAAACATGGCCGCGATCGAAGGTCTTAAGGTCGAAATCCGGCGTCGCGCGCCGCCAAGCCAGGCCAATGGAAAAATTTGACATCCGACAATCTCCCGCAAAATCGACTTTTACCTTCACTAGAGATCGTGAATCGCTTGAGACGATAACCGCAGCCTCAGCGCCCCACGTTGAAGGTCGTAACCGGCACCAATGAATTAGGCCGCACGGTGCCCTTGAAGACCGCTTCTTGCCGGCCCCGGCTCAACCGCACCTGAAACGGCGTTTCCAGGAGTTGTTCTTCATCCTTACGTGGCATATAGCGCACCAAGATCTGGTAAGTTCCCGCTCCGGCCTTGCCCGCGGACCAGAAGGCATTTTCCATCGGCCGGTCGCTCAGCTTGTCGCGCGCGGTGTTGGCGTCGACATCGAGCTTGCCGTCGCACTCGGTCGGCGCGCGAAAATCCAGTTGCTGGCCCGAGGGGCAACGCACCACCAAATCGAGGTCGCCACGGCTGTTCCACAGCAACGTCACCGTGATCTCGCCGCTGGCCGCCCCTGATTCGGACATGCGGCTGGCGAATTCCCGGCGCTCCTCGGCGGTCGGTTCGATTTTGACGGGAGGATGCGCCGCCAGTTCTCTTTGCAAGGTTTCCACCACCGCCGGATTGCGTTGCTCGGTCAGCACCTGTTCCAAGCTTTTCTCGGACGCCGGCGTCCGGTTCGGCGAGGCAAGGCCGGGCGCGGCGGCGGGCGGCGCGGCGCCCGGCGACCGACCGCTCTCCAGTGCCGGCGGCTGAGCGACAGCGGCCGTTTTCGCGCTGTCCTCCGCCCGAGGCTCGACTTCGACCACCGGCGGAACTGGCGGTAGTGCGGATGAAGGTTCGCTCGCCGGCGGACCCGGCACCAGGGAAGGCGAGGAGCCGACCGCTGGCGGACCCGGCGGCGTGGAGAATGAAGGGCCGCCCGTCTCTGGAGCCGGCGGTAGAGAGGTCGTCGCAGCTGATTCCCCGCGTTCGCCGGGCGCTGGAACGACAGACTCCACACCCTTCTGATTTTGCGCAACCGCACCCGCCGCAGTCAAATCGCGACCCGCAACATCACGGCCGTTCGCCCTGCCCGCCTCGACAGGCGTGGCAACGGAAGACGAACCGACCTGTTCGCCGTCGCGGGTAGGAGAGGCTCTATTCCATAGCCAATAAGCCGCCAGCAACAGCAGCAGCAAGAGCGCCAACAAAACGAGCCAGACCGTGCGGGAGCTCATGAAACGATCATTCAACAGCGCGGACCACGAAGAGCCTGAGGCTGAAGACGCTCCGGACACGATAGCGGGCGGTTCGCGCTGGATCGCTGGCGAGGCGAGCGACGCAGCCGCCCACCCGGCCTCGGTGGCGCTCTCGCGCCGCGCTCCGCCCGCCAAGCCAACGTCGTCTGCAAGCGGCGCAACCCCGACAGGCCCTTCAGAACCAGCGAGATCGGGAGCGGCCCAGGGCCCGTCGGCCATGAAACCCCAGCCTGTCAGCACCGGTTTATCCTCGACCAGAAAGATCTCGGCCGAGGGCGGCGCGTCGAGCACGGCGTTCAGAATAGTACCCAGATGGACCCGCCGCGCATCGTCGGACGCCTCGTAACGATCCGCCAGCTCGCGACCCTGGCGCAGCAGTTCGTCGACGCGAGCGAGCACCGCCTGACGCTGCTCGTCGGAAAGATCGGCCAACGCGATGGCTGTTTGGTCGGGGTCGGTATCCGCGTACCAATCGATGCGGTTCTTGCCGCGATCCACCACCGGTTCGGCCAACAACCAAGCGGCGTCCGGCCCCAGTTCAGCGGCGAGCACCGCCTGAATTTGCGGATACAGCGCATGCAAGGGTTGGCCGAATCCTCCAATTTCCCGCAAGCCCGCAAAGGTTCCACTGCTCAGGCGTAAGTTTCTATTCATCAAGATTTTTCCAACTAGCGCGGGGGTCCCGAAAGGCGCTCGGCTGTTACCGAGCGCCGGCCTCCGTTGAGCCTGTGGGACCTGAGGCGGCCGATTCGGTAAACCCGATATCGAGCCCACCGCCACCCAGCGTCAGTTCGACGCCCTTTTGCACGTTCTGCAAATAAAGCATCACACCCTTCTGGTTGCGCAAAACGGTGCCGCCGCCGCCCTGACCCACGGTAATCGCGCCTTCCAGCGCATAATAACGGCCGGGGAAATCGGCCAGCTCGCGCAAGCGATAAACCTGACCGACCGCATCCACCCGCGCGACGCCCAAGGTTCCCACTTTGACCCCCGACACCGAGAACCGATACTGGCGCTCCCCAAAGATCAGCTTGCCCTGACCTTTATTGAACCCGACCAACAAACCGTAAGAGGTGCTGGAAAATTCCAGCCGGGCATCCGGCCGGCCGTCCTGCGCCTGGGCCACACTCGTCCCGACGGCACACCAGACCAGCAAAATCACCCGTGCCAATCGCATCGGCTCACTCCAGTCATAAGCTCAAAAGCCGGGGTCTCAGGCCGGGGCCAGCGGTGAAAGTTCAACAGCATCTTCTCTAACTGGCGGGTGAGATCAACCTCCTTCCCACCGGCTTTAGCGCTGCGCGAACAGCCGTCCACCTGCCAAACCCCGACTTTATCATCCAGATTGACCTCTTTCCATTTGGGGTGGCCGGTCTGTCGAAGTTGGCCGATATTGGATCGGATGGCCTGGCCCAACGTCGCCAACTGTTGGCAACGGCGAACGAAATACGGATTCTGGTTGCCGGAAAAATCGAAGCTCATCAGTACCGCCTTGACCGCGATGGTCGCGACCTCGCCGGTCAACCATTCGTAATCGGCTTGACCGATCTTGGCGGGCTGGTACTCCTTGAGCAGGCGCGAGTCGTCCAACGGCACGAAATGCACGTTGGACAACATCGCGGCGAATTCGGGTTTGGTGATCAAATTGCCGACTTTGGTGAACAGACTGACCGGCTTGCCGGCCACGTAGAACATGGCGTCGGCCTCGTTCTTGAGCACGGCGGTCACCCCTTGCAGCGGTGGCAGGTTCAAAAGCTCGGCCGGCTTCGCGCCGGTCAGTTGCAATAGATTGGTGGCCGTCAACCAGGTTCCGCTGCCCGGCTCGCCCACCACCACTCGTTTTCCTTGTAAATCGTTGATCGACTGAATCGACTTGTTGGCGAACAGATGCACCTCCTCGTTGTAAAACGGGAAGATCAGCCGCAAGCGGCTGGCGACCCGGCGCAACTCTGGGTTTTCGGACCGGCTGAGGAACCCCAGCACATCGGATTGCACGATGCCGAACGTGGCGTTTTCCTTGCTGTTGATGCGCTTGATATTATCGATCGAGCCTTGGGAATCCTTGACCAGAATATCCAGCCCGGCGGACTTGGCGACCCCGGCGATATCGTTACCGAACTGGATGTAGGTTCCGGTCTTGGAGCCGGTCACCATGCCGAGCTGCTTGGCATCGCTCTCTTCGGCAAAGGCCGGCGAAAAGTTGAACCCGCTAGCCAGCGCTAACAGGCCGACGATCAGCGATCGCTTCATAAAAGGCTCCCAAACAAAATTAACAGGGTCGTTACGGTTTTTTAAGCCGAAATTCCGCGTTTGTCACGTCTAGGGCGACTTGGGCGGGCGCAACCGTCGTTCCAGCTCCTGCTGGGTCGGATCGAATTGCGATTTCAGTTCGTCTTCCAGGCTGCGGCTAGAACCGGAGCGGGAAGCAGAGTCCGGCGCGGGTTTTGCCGGTTGCTGACGTTCCACCGGAGCGACCGGGATCACCGGACGCGACACCGGCGCGGCCGGCGGTGGCGTGGTCGGTACCGGTACGGGCGACGGCGGCACCGGCGCGACGGGCGGTATTGAGGGGGCGGAGGTGTTAGGCGGCGGACGCACGGTCGGCACCGGTTCCGGGGCGGGTCTGGGCTCGGGGGCGGGTCTGGGCTCGGGGGCGGGAATCGGCTCCGGCGCCGGTTTGGGTTCCGGCGCCGGTTTGAACCGCGAGTTTGCTTGAGGGTTGACCGGCGCGGCTGGCGCGGCCGCTGGGCCCGAAACGCCGGCGGCCTCCGGCGCTTTTCCATTCCCCTGCTGGCTGAACCACCACCAACCCGCCGCCGCTAACGCCGCCAGCACCAAAAATCCCCACACCGCGCCCAACACCCCGGACCTACCGCGCTGAGGAGGGGCGGTCGGGCGGCGCGGTTCGAGCCGCCCGGATTCTGAAACCGCTGGTTCGGATTCCAGTCGCGGACGTTCGGCCTGAATCTGAGCTCCAGGATCACCCGGCGGCGACACCGGCTCCGCCCGCGAGCGCTCGCCGGCCGGACGAGACATCCCGTTCCCCGTTGCCGGTGGCACGAAGCGTCCCGGCGACTTACGGGTCGGTTCCTCGGCATCGCCGTCGATAGCCTCCAATGCTGGAGACGTCGTTTGGGAACGCTCCAATCCGCTGGCGGAATCCGGTGCTTTCGGTCTTCGCACCGGCG is from Candidatus Competibacteraceae bacterium and encodes:
- a CDS encoding class I SAM-dependent methyltransferase, encoding MNNYQFCAQWVLDQKYGKDIRILDYGCGAGRILHELRNQGINAFGCDIFYEGGDYSKFVDPALFLDGTIRKITNNTIPFESEFFDIVINNQVMEHVENLNTVLAEIERVLKPGGIVLNLFPDKGVWREGHCGIPFLHWFPKNSYSRIYYAASCRALGLGYQKNGKNIMRWSQDFCEWLDKWTHYRTRREIDATYEKYFYDIQHIEDYWLRLRLGKQKIIAGWLSVSAQKLAVRKLCGLVFVARKPV
- a CDS encoding DUF4037 domain-containing protein, producing the protein MLASKALFDRRGWFAALQTKAQEPYPEGLRRAVVAKNFPILRNTFSAYAHQIQRAVARGDRVSINHRIAALLAIYFDVLFAIDRMPHPGDKRLARIAEARCDRLPAGMKYQVDALLDAASTPSIEILECADLLIDGLEALLRTEALL
- a CDS encoding PaaI family thioesterase, translated to MAAEFPQSKCLVEAVSEGSSIIRHRVGIDELRPGGTVSGPVMMTVADVALYVAMFQQIGITPLAVTASLTVNFLRKPSSDKDILGICRLIKVGKSLVYGEVTLYSEGSDDPVAHAVGTYAIPGARESKSGGSSRNLE
- a CDS encoding D-(-)-3-hydroxybutyrate oligomer hydrolase encodes the protein MNQAQRRWRLGSVLAVVGSLTTIPGFAADPEINLGARNAPNLRPAFLGAISQHDYDGISDDLLTGGLGWDGLQAAYPTPPAANPSAAELRQRAIHTNYRAVLDITTTGGYGRLYGPNVAPDGTVDPTPGAGKIAGSEYLAYADDGSGRKNVTLMVQVPSTFDLTRACIITAPSSGSRGIYGAIGASGEWGLKHGCAVAYTDKGTGNGLHDLTTNRVGLINGARVDAAAAGGASHFTADLSDAERTAFNARYPDRVAYKHAHSQQNPEQDWGRNTLQAIVFAFYVLNERYGTPNPRGGNRTVLDRANTLVIASGISNGAGAALAAAKQDRNGLIDGVAVTEPNVQTTGAHRLLIQQGATSFPVVGRPLFDYFTHANLYQPCAALSARAAGSPLASLLAAPNAAGAANRCAGLYAKGLLEANTLAGQAEEALDKLRTYGWLADSDLLHASHYRLATNAIAVTYANAYGRFRVTDRICGFSFANTDPTTGAVIAQAAALEDNIFGIGNGVPPTSGVNIVYDNALEAPALDLLARSPSTGMADFALDGAICHRNLIEGRDILTGRPLSEPLRTASMQVRQGIQEVQLSARLQNKPAIIVHGRSDTLIPVNHASRAYYGANQLATHGKSNTRYIEVTNAQHFDAFLALPGYDTRYVPLHVYLIQALDHLYDHLTTGKPLPESQVVRTLPRGGVPGSAPALTAANVPPIDQLASVPNSISFRDSTLFIPD
- a CDS encoding L,D-transpeptidase family protein, which produces MPSHLFKHLHWLLLGGIIASAAHAVVYPLPPAGTDVIGEIKVVYPKKEETLLDIARAHSLGYDEIVHANPGVDRWAPGEKTPIVLPSRFILPDTPREGIVLNIAELRVYYYPAASAGGERVVHTFPVSIGRMDWKTPMGLTKVVAKDIDPPWRPPASIKAEHAKEGDILPDVVPGGPDNPLGRFAMRLGVPGYLIHGTNKPFGIGMRVTHGCVRMYPEDIEQLFGIVPIGTPVRLIDQPVKVGRFDDELLVEAHEPLEEDNLPIKVTLEQAQQAVSAKIGPDMPGVNPTALQAAVEQASGMPVSISGEPGPTPASAVASAPPAREPTRAEPTRLAPATTAPTTPMTPMDRPALASPQRPTPYPTPDQYTPPAPPVGLTSYPPANRPPHPYAVPPYATPSVSPSDRPAPATPARTMPYSSATTVYQAPPYRHPTTAPTTPMAPVDTPAYRPESMTAAPDDGYTRNPGAANYPQEPPYVSYPPTAAPAPSAAAPSAYRSVPSGSPVPYPRPVTPTTQP
- a CDS encoding L,D-transpeptidase, which translates into the protein MGLVGVLLGLLSACASNDVGPPASLEGFGPGAAESWLLVDTKRDTLAIMQGNKSLKTFSRLAFGSSGVGVKAGRGDNKTPLGVFRVGWINDHSRFKRFIGLDYPNIDYANRALRERRIDALTYERIRAAWVKGYTPPQDTPLGGQIGIHGVGSGNPGVHQAGINWTSGCVALDNSQIDSLRPWVKIGMRVEIR
- a CDS encoding OsmC family protein, producing MSNFSIGLAWRRATPDFDLKTFDRGHVWSLGGGQTVQGSSAPDYSGDPNKSNPEEALLAALSSCHMLTFLTVAALKKLVVESYEDNPVAELGKNDKGKLMVVRLTLRPKVVFGGETIPDDEAVWALHRKAEENCFIGNSLLSRVVLEPRF